The Zea mays cultivar B73 chromosome 7, Zm-B73-REFERENCE-NAM-5.0, whole genome shotgun sequence DNA segment ACGCAACGAACCGAAAGAACGCAACGGAACGAAGAAACACGAGTGCTGCTCCATTCTCTACCGGGCCAGAGCGAATAATCATCTCGCAATGGCCCAAGATCAGCCCAACCAAATCACTCTGCTCCAACAAACCGGCCCGCCAGCTCGCGGCGCTCGAATGGCAGCCCACGTAGCCTATATATATCTCGCCAGCCGCATCGGCGGCCCCTCTCGTGTGTCTGGAAACCCTAGCCGCCATATCTCACGATCCACTCGAGCACCAAGCCGAGGGAAGGTGAGGAGCGATGGCGCGCGGCGTGGTGTCGGCGAAGGGCGGCGCGGTCGCGGGCAAGAAGAAGGGGTCGGTTTCCTTCACGATCGACTGCACCAAGCCAGTGGAGGACAAGATCATGGAGGTCGCCTCGCTCGAGAAGTTCCTGCAGGAGCGCATCAAGGTCGCCGGCGGCAAGGCTGGCAACCTCGGCGACTCCGTCACCATCTCTCGCGAGAAGACCAAGGTCACCGTCACCTCTGACGGACCCTTCTCCAAGAGGTATACCACGATGACCTGCTTCACCGTGCTTGCGTACTGTTACTGTCTGTGTCTGCCCCTAAAGGTCGTGAATACACTCTTGTAGATCTGTGTAGTTTGTACTGTGTTCAACTGTTCATGATATTTCTAGGTTGTGGAAACTCGGGATGTTCCATTTTCCAGTTCACTTGATTTTCGTGACGAGGAGTAATTCCCCTTACTAATTAGCAGTAAACTTCTGTACATATAGATCCGTCAATGCGGACGAGGAGTAATTGATGTCCTTTTGCTAATTTGAGCATATATCTGTGCTCCTTTTATGCACTTCTGTTTGAAATCTGCTATTCAAATTGTCGGTTTACTCTATCTTTCCAAAAAAAGAGTGCAATTCTCACTTTCTAAGAAAATCCATTGATTCCAAGTTGGGCGAAGTTCATAAAAACAACATCGATATCTATTCTCCAGATAGTTTTTATGAAACTAAAAAGTGCAATTCTCACTTTCTACTAAGTCAATATATTTCAAGTTCGACGAAGTTTATAAAAAACAGAATTATGTCTCAGGATAGGTTTCAATGAAAACAAATTGTATAATATATTAATACCTATTCGGTATCATATATGTTAGTGTTGTTTGTTGATTTGGTTAAATTTGAAGATGCTTCACTTGTGAAGCGATACTTGCACTCTCTTGGGACTGAGGGATTGATTATATGACATCATCATTTAGCAAGAACGTTGGGTATTATGGCTAATAGTTGGTTAGTTAATAGTCCATAGATAATATTAGCTGCTAGTAGATAGTTTGATCCAACTAGTTAAATATTGGTCATTTACGCCTGTTTAGATCCAAGGAGTTCACTATTAGGAGCTAAATATTATGAGTTGTATTGATCCAAACAATGCCTTATTAATTTTTTTCCTGTGTACCATTAACTTTAGTGCTGTTGCTTACCATCCAATATAACTTAATGAATTTGTTTAGTTTACTCTGATTGTATCTTTATACCTTGCCACCAGGTACCTGAAGTACTTGACCAAGAAGTACTTGAAGAAGCACAACGTGCGGGATTGGCTACGCGTGGTTGCTGCCAACAAGGACCGAAACGTCTATGAGCTCCGCTACTTCAACATTGCTGAGAACGAGGGCGAGGAAGAAGATTAGATTGCACTACGCTTATATTTTAGTATTGAACTCGTTGCATTTTGATACCTGTACCCGTAGTTTCGCAAATGTCCCATGTTATGGTGTGGTATGGTTAATTTGAAGAATCCTTATGTACTGAATCTCTGCAAAAAGCTATGTTGTGGACAGAAGTGTAACGTGCCGGATTTCTTGCATTTCTTAGGGCTATTTTGAGAACCCTATTTTCTTAAGGGGTTTTTATTTTTAAGTGAAATTAGTTTAGTTTTTCTTTGAGAAAAATAGAAATCctttagggctgatttggtggatATGGAATTGGAGGGAATCAGAGTCCATATTTAAATTTGAatagggaggtgattcctcctccTTCGTTCCCTGTCCCATCAAATCAGCCAGGTTAGTTTGGAAACTCCATAAGCCTATATTTGGATAATTTACACTTCAATCCCCTCACCCTATGCATAGGGTGAGGGGATTGAAGTGTAAATTATCTAAATATAGGCTTAtgaagtttccaaactagcctttAATTGTTTTATGTATGCTCGGGGGCCAAAGGTGACAATCGCTGCTGCTGGTGTGAAATTTGTGACCAGGGATCTCCGGTGCCTCCTCGGCTTCTCGCTGCTGGTCTGGTTCTGGATGCACTGGAAACATCAACGAGACCGAGAGCAGTTTAACTAGGGATGTGCATTCTCGAAGTGCTTGTATTCGTTGGAAACCTCTAGAGCTGCTGTTGTTTATTTGGATTCACATCTTTTGTCCTTGTTTGGTTACCCTGCAGATTCTCATGTTCAGATAAAATTTATCTGCTAGAGATCCAAACATCTTGCTTTCTCTGTCTTGGATAATTTGCTACGTGAAATAATCACAATTATCAACCTTACCTTGCATTTGTTTAAATACTGAAAATTAACGGGTTCCAAACGTCGCCTTTGTTTCTTGCTTCACCGACAGGCAGTTTTAGGGTTCTCAAGCACCGTATGGTTTTGTAGGATTAACTTTGTAGGAGAAAGGTTTGTTGTACATGAATATGGTAGTGTGGTACTCCAAAACAGCAAAAAATGTGTACTGTAAACCTGATCAGTTTACTAAGGCACTGTTTagaagcactcaatttctaaaaaACTGGTTTTATAGAAATTGGGTTGGTTCCAAACATACTAGTTTAAGACtctgtttatataaattagattaTTGGTTTATTAAAAACCAAAAAGCTGGCCTTTCATAACTAAAAAAAATAAAAACTGGTTTCTTAAAAACTAGGTTGCTTCCAAACAAGTCCTAAGTAGTTCAGAGCTATTGGTTCCGCGAAATAGGATACTGTACTGCAAGGCTGCAAACAAATTGAAGGATCATCCAGTTGTCCACAGATGGGTGCGAGGACTTGGCCGTGGATGATAGCCTTCGTCAGTTTGTCAGTCTCTTGAACAAGGCTGCGACTACACTACCAGTTCAGCTCACAAGCACCACCTATGCCGGCCGATCTGACTTGGGACACAATTTGGAAGCCGATTCTTCTCTTATCGCTGCTACTGCAAAGGAATGTCCCACATAATTAAAACGGATGGCCAAGCAAATCCAATCTGTCACACAAGACGAGAAGAAACCACACTTCACATATGTCCCAACTGCCCACTTAGAATTGCTACAGGCCAAAACTGCTGACCATATAACGCATTTACAAAGTGTAATTTACAAAACCTGGAATTCATGGAAAGAAAAGTGCACAGGGGTATTCAACAAGTAATTTTTTCGACCGGTGCAACTACTAGCAATCATCTAATATAACATCACCGCCCACAGTATGAGGCCAAAATCTGAATTCTGAACCCGCGACACCATAGTATCAGAGAAACAATCTATTGTTGTCCCTGTAGTTGCCTTTTTTCCCTCTTTATTTTAATATGCGATTTGGCAGTTTTAGCAGATCCTTTGTAATCTGTATGACATCTTTTACTCCTGTTTCTGAAATAACGAAAAGGGCAGATCACCTGCCACAAATTGCTAAAAAAGGCAACAATGTATAAGTGGTGCTTTTCCAGCCATGAACTTGCCCATCTACCCCCACTGATCCCATTTAGACCATGTTCGTTTAATTCCCCTCAATCCTTATGGATTAGCATAAACCGAACAGGGTCTTAGAGTttgttcggttacaccaatccagAGAGGGATTGTAGGGGTTTAGATCTCCGTTTAGTCATTTTTGACTAGGAGGGGATAAATCCTCTCCAATCCCCCTctggattggtgtaaccgaacatGCCCTTATATTGTTCCATTTCTCCCACAGTTCAGCCTATTTAACATGCTAGCATAGCAAATAGGCGTGAAATCCACACCAACAAATGAAAGTGGGAAGAGAAAAAAAGGGGAACTCAGAGCACAAGGGAAGAGGAGGCACCGGGAGAGAAACAATGACTTTGCTGAAGGATCAGCTTGCTTTGACATAATACTCGTATGTCTCTTATTTTGTAGTCAGGAGTCGATGCCGAGCACTCATAGGTAATAATACTCGTATGGTTCTTAGTTTGTAGGCTCCTTTGTTCCTTCAAGAGAGTTAGAGTATCTCCTATTATGCTATGAGATAGTTGTGTAAAACAAATCAAACACATCTAGATTCTGAATGAAGCATACTCTACTTAAGCGTATCCATCTCAACAAGCTGGTTAATCCATGGACAGTTTTATCGAATGCATTCTGTAACCAAGACACAATTACATGCCATTGTAAATTGCACCGTTAATTCATTACACATTAGAAGGTACACAATTTGCCCTCAAAAGCATACACGTTTTTGCTGAACAGAACTAATAACATCCATCATGTACTGTCCAAATCTATATTGGGGCTTGCAAAGGGGATCAGTTGTGTGAATAAGAATATAGTTATGCAAATCACTGCTGCCGCATCATTGATAGATTATAATGTTAATACCACTTCAGAAATTAATATCACCCAAGGGCACACAAAGCTTGATGCAACACGTATGTTCTAGGATGCATACTTGGAAACTCAAAGGGAAATTAAGTTCATATCAATGAAGCATTTACCATGCACCTAATAAACATGTGGTGTGCATAGCAATCTACCTGTGCAGCAAATTATGAGAAGAATTAATGCCTTACCTACCATGGTACCTTTGGTGGCGCAGAGACCTTGTAGTGTAAGCGAATCCAACATTCATAGGCGCACCTTGTCGCAACAACCTTCTGCTTTGTGCATTATGGATGCAGAGCAGACAAAGCTTATCTATAATCTGTAGTCTCGTATTTTGACTACCAAAGGCCTATACATCATCGCCACCTAACATGTAAAAATAAACCAGGTGTCAATCAAATCCGTATTAGTTTGGTGACATTTATTCTTACAAATTTATCCGAGCAACATAAACTTCTATAAGGTAAGAAATACTGAGGAGCTATTTTAAATGTCTAGATAATTTGAAGGCCTGCAAAACTTTTTTGAATAGGTCTTCACTCTTCAAGGTGCCAACATCACTGAAGGTTGATTATCTGAGTTCTTAAGGCCATCTCCCCTAGTTATATCAGCCTTGTCAGTTACTGTTCCCCTTGTTGGATTATCCATCAGACAATTTCCCTGTGCTTTGATTGGGTTAGTATTATCTGGTGCTTCATCCACTGTCATTTTTTTAATCGAGTATTCGAGTATCCAACCTCCTCAGGTTCTGATTTACTAGACATATCTGGTAACTAGTCAATCTCTTCCTCAGACTCAGCCGTGTTATTATCCTCATTAGCTTCACTAAATTTTTCAGATGATGGCAGCAAAGGCATCATATATTTAGTCCAGACGAGAGGCTCCACCCTACCTTCTTTAGAAGTTCGATCGACACCAAACGTTTGATGCTGGTTCCCCTCTTGTTCTTCCTCGTCATAGTGATGCAGTTTGCTAAGAATCCTCCAAGTAACAGCATCAGGTGCTAGTTCATTTCTTTTCATCTCCTTAACTAATATGCTAACTTATTCGGTCCCTGCTTGCAGGCAGCGTCTATGAGTATGTTGTAGCACACTGCGCTGGGAGCAACCCCACAATCCACCAATTCGTACAAGAAATCACATGCCTGTTCTAGTTTCCTCTGTTTGCAGAGACCTCTGAAGATTGCACTGTACACATAATCATCATGTATCCCTGATGGCCAGACGACAGTACTGTCCCAGAATTCCTTTGCTTTCTCAAGCAGCCTTGCACTGCAGAGCCCTTTGATCACCACAGTATGAGTCACAGGATCAGCACCATTGCTGTATCAACTTGTCCAATGCCAAACAATCCCTTGAGGACACAGCACACCGAGGGCCTCTGCgtgatcacctgcacacacacacacaggtaTCCAGATATGAGTGTGGTGAAGGTGACAACATCAGAAGCACAAAACTTAACGCTGAATATGTCGTCCATCGACGTAGCTAGCGCGGAGGAGCCCCCTGCCCCCTGGCGAGGAACGAGCACGCGGGGGAGGCGGGCGACACCCTGCGGGAGGGAATTTCGTCGAGCAGCCTCCGCGCGAGGTGGTGCTGGTGCGGGGACGGCAGTGGAGGGCTCGCGGCGCCAATTGCCGACGCCGAGCCGACACTCTACTAGCTCCCTAGTCCCCACCGCTGCTGTGTCAGTCCGATCGGTGGTCACTGGTCAGTCCCAGTTCGTCGACGAGGGAAGGAAGCGGCGACCGGCGAGCAGTTGGTCTTCGGTTGGCGGGCCATCAGTGTAGTGATCAGTTGAGAGGCCGAAAGAATTGGAGGCCCAGTAATAGTGCCTGCACCCAGGCCCTACGGTCCAGACCTCGAAGCAGCCTAAAAAAACATTGGGCCTACAGGTAAAAGGCATGGCCTGGGCTGCTGAGTTCTGAGAACCAAAGGGGCCGCCGGACCCGGTGGATGGAGATGGAGGCCCAGGTTGACCGACCACAGACCACTGCCAAGGCGCACAGGAACCAGGGACTGGGACGGACAGGGTGACGCCGAGTGACAGACAGTGGCGCTTGCGTTGCGTCTGCTGGTCCAGCAGAGCACTCAGCAGTGAGTCAGTGACCACTTCAGCACAGTATAGCAGTATGTAGCAGTATACTCCTTTCCTTGCTTGCCCTAGCCAATCTGTCAATGCCGCAACCGCAAGCTAGGAGGACATGTCTGTCAGATCGTCCCTATCGCTTTCCGCTCCGACGCGGGCGATGAGCCGGTGACACACTGGCACGGCGGTGGCACGGAGTAGACCGACAGACTCGACGCACAGCCATCAAGCGCTCGATCAGGCTGCCGCTGCCTCTACGACTCTGCTTGTCAGAGTTGACGCACTGCCACTCCTTCCACTCCATCGCCAGGGACACACACCACCGTCACATCACTCATTCTCTTCAACCTTTTTTCTGCTTTCCTCCACTTCCGCTTCTTCACTGCTGCAGCTCTTCGCGTGCATGGAAATGGATAGCAGTACGTTTCTGAACTTTGTTTGAAGGCAACGACGCGCAGAAAGCCAGAAACGCAGTGCAGCAGTGGTTCTTGCTCGTGCCTCGTGGATGTGTAAACCCTGTCAGCGAATCCCGGCCGGCTTCTTCCTTCCTTCCATGGACCATGCGCCATGGCTGGCTCTCCGTAAGCTTAAAGCTATCGCCCCCCGGGAGACACGCATGGCGATCGGTGCACGCATGCAGTGCAGTGCAGTACTGCAGTGGCTCAGCCTGACTGACCTGCGAGTTGACGGCCAGCCTGACGGGCCTGTCTGAACCGGATTCGACGCAGCTGCCTTTGCGTGTGCCTTTTGCACTTGCACGCAAGCTTTTCATCAATCTCTTCGGCCTTTGCAGCAGTGCAGGCtatggacgacgacgacggccaTGCTCCGCTAGCTCTCCTCGTTGCTCGGGAAACTGAATGAATTGCACTGTGCGATGGTCCTGCAGTCTGATGTGCCCGACAGCGGTAAAGGGGAGACGGCCGTGCTCGTGCAAGGACGTGCACGTACTCCTTTCCATGCTTTCGATTTCGATCGACGACGACGTTGCACAGCGGGAAACGTTGCGTGCTGCATGCGTTCTATCATTTGGTGCAGTAGTCCTCGCACCTACTAGTGCTTGCTGCTGCATCGATTTTTTTTTTTTGAAGCAATTTGCGTAGTCAGGATGTTGGCTATTAGAAAGTTCACCGGTACATCTTCATTCTTCGCAGCTGCTGTCGATAGCAACAACATTCGCATTTTTCGGGCAATAATGAACCCGACACACAAAACCAGCGATATGAAAAAGTGACGCTTGGTCTTTCGAAATTACCATGAACCAGCCGAAAATCATACATCTCACATTCTCGCAATTGAGGAGAGGAGTGGCAGTGAAATCACACTCTCCTGCTCAACGAACCATTTATGGCATGTTTAATTCAGCTTTTGTCTGACAagtttttctaaaaatctaggTTTCTAGAGAATCACGGAACTTACATGCGGAGGAAAATAGAGTGTATCCATAGGATTTAGAATCTAGAAAGTAACAAATTCTTTCCATCGCGACGATTCGGCGGTGTTGAGCATCAAATTTGACACATGGTCACATTCGGACAGTACAACAATGTGGCTCGGACGGTCAGTGGACAGAACGGTCCGCGGTGTAACTCGAACGGTCCATAATTAAATTCACtcagggttgatttggtgacccgggatcccgggaggatcggaggggattgagggggaaatgagttcatttccccctcaatcccctccgatcctcccgggatccccttgtcaccaaatcaatccTCAAGAGAGTATTTACCCATACGTGGGTTATCCTAACCTATTTGTGAAAATCTGATTGGTCACGTAGGAACGGGTCTAGATCTAAGCACACACATAATCAAATCGAACTAATCCATCTGCATTATCATATCTTAAGAGTCACTACAGGAAACGCGAAAAAACGTCGGTCACAACAAAAACGTCGGCCTCGATGGGCAAAACAGTCCGTTCTCTCGGCCTAGGAGGTGAAAGAAACTAGGAAGAACATAAAACGTAGAAAAGAGGAGGAAAACACTTGAAACGAAGATTTCTCACGTGCCTTAGTGTTAGTTGAAGGAAGGCATGCGAATGGGGACCCAAATCCTCAAAAGCTCGCGAATAATTCAGTTCCAAATACTGAAATTTGTCCCtaaaattttatatttttaaTAAATATTTTGAGCTCGAATGCTTTCTCGAAGGAATATTTATCTTTGCTAGTACCTATTTTTTTTGCTTAGATTTAACTTGAGTACAAAAATTTACCCTGGTTATTTCTCGAAAAAATCCCGATTTAATACTGTGCCTTTTATGTCCGGAGTTTCCTTGTTTTTTTAGTTCAAAATTTATAGACAGTGGAAACTTTGTTTATAAAGTAGGTAAAATTTCAGGTCAATCGTAATTTATTTACTTGGTTTTTTTTGTTTCCTCTTCTGCACATGCAGCACGGCCGTGTAAAAACACAGCAGTGGCCCAACGCGGCACTGCTACACGTACTGGGTGTTGCTCCAATTTTTTCCTATGTGTGATAACTTTGAGTTTTTTCCCCAAAATTTTAATCACACatattattcaaaatatttattaaaaAATATAACATTTTAAGTACGCTCAAACAACCTTAAGCGATAAAGTAAATTGTAACAAATTAAATGATAACCTATTATTTTCTTAAATAAGATGAGTGATTAAAGCTGATGTGGCGTCTATCTGTTTCTAGTTGGTACTGATTGTGGTGAGTTTCAAAAATAAAAAAACCACTTACATATTATATGACTTTTATTTAAATATAATGTACCTTTTATTTCCATAAAAAGTCACAGTTCTAAATAAGAGTTAGTAAGAAAAGTTGACGTGACGTTGAGTCGCTGTATTCTCGTGGTAAAGGCTATGTATTGGAGTGATAGATAACACACTGATAATAATAGATACAAACCATACACTAATATGACGGTAAACATAAGTCCAAGGCTAGGTGGGCTGAGAGCATGGATGGCAATGGGTATATACCCGTCAGTTAGTAGTATTCTATATCCGTACCCACCACAAAAAAAGATCATATTATCAGGTTACCCATATGCGCTCGCGGGTATAAAACCTTACCTATGTGGTAATGTTACTCGTCGGTAACCCATACCCGCTAAGAAGGTATCAAATTCTAATATTCTGATCACTTAAAATATCAaataaatacaaaaataagttcAACTATATAATTACATAACTTGATAAGTACATAAACAATAGCAGAAGAAGGCATTTATTTTAACTAACATGTAATTTATTAGATAATAACAACAGTATGATGCGAGTATATTTTAACCACGAGTATTGAAGTATGGATAGTACCTACCCGGCGACCCGTACCTGTCTACTCGTTGTTGTTCATTAACGTACCTGTGGATATAGAAATCATCCTATACCAGTATGCATATCGGGTAAACCTTTCGGGTATTCGGGTATCTATTGCCACATCTAGCTAAGACCGAGCGCTGAGTGGCTGATGCTGGATGACTGCACAATGCACACGCTGGGCTGGGCTGAGATCTACACCAGATGCAAAATACGGTAGATATTCTTCGGAAACGATACTTGGAAATTTCGTTTTTCGTTTTGGATGCACAATTTCGTTTTCGTTTCCGCTTTTTTATCGTTTCCATTTTCGTTTTTGCGGTTACCATTACCGTTTTCGTTTAGGCTAAAAATCGGCAAAATCTCAAAAATGGTCCTCGAAAATCGGAAATTGTCATTTGGTTTTCAGCCCTACTCCTCGGTCAAGCCACCCAAAATACATATGTCATATACATGCCCTTGTTGGAAGCCGGTTTCGTGGGAAATAGTTCATGTTGACAACACATATGCCTATGCATGAGCGTTGTGGTCGATCCAAGAAGCCTCATCCCAAAAGCATAAATGGATCATGGTCAACTAGTATAAATGGGTTAAATCAAGTAGGTCTTGTTGATTACGGACAAATTAGTACAATTTAGATTATGCATAAGATTATGAAGATGAGTGGCGGATCCAAAGGGGGGACTTGGAGTGCTCGAGCCCCTACAACCATAAAACTTTATGGGAGGAGGTGAAGTGTAGAGTAAAATAGAGGGTAAAGAAGGCGAAGAGAGAAAAAATGAGTCTCTATCAGTTCGTAGTACCCTACATTCATAGGACTGAATTGGATAAAATGGTAGATGTTATGagagaagaaaagagaaagaaacttGTGTTGCCTCTATCAGTTGTCAATAGGAAATCAGCCTTTCCTTTAACTCATTTCTGGATTCACCACTAATTGAGATCATAGATTTGAATAGTGATTGTGTTTGGACAATCACTAGATTATTACAGTGAGTTATTATTGAGCAAAATGAGAAATACCTAATAATCACCCACAAAAAACAAGTCTCGCCCGAATTATATAGAAATATTGTAATTCGAGGTTTTGGTTATAATAATTCACCCTACAATCTCAAAAAGGGTAATTTAATCTGTGAATAGAGCCCACGTACTTGGCTGATCTTAGTCACCAGCAAAGCAACCGAGGCCATTTTGGTAAGAAATAGTAGTACATTGTTCTGGCCCCGTTTGGTTCGTTCCTTATTTGTAAAATCACATTTTAGAATTTCATTATTAACCAAATAACTCTTGAATTTTATATTGGAATTTATGCTAGAATCTCACACTAGTAAGGTCATATACAATCTAAACATTTGGACCGGTTTTCCAAGCATAAGAAATACCTAAACACGACTACATGAAATTCTAGTCTCTAGATCGTAGATACAGTCAAGTCGTGAAGACACAATATACATAGAGTCGTGCAGAGAAAGAGAAACTCTTCGCGAAGAGTCAtctcttgatttcttttcacttagCTATCTAGACCTCTCAATGGCTATTCATTTAATTGGATTGTACATACCCTAATCCCACTATAACTAGATAATAACGGAAGTTGCATTGGATTTTGTGTAGTATCCAAGTTGTCAAAATAAATC contains these protein-coding regions:
- the LOC100192778 gene encoding 60S ribosomal protein L22-2, which encodes MARGVVSAKGGAVAGKKKGSVSFTIDCTKPVEDKIMEVASLEKFLQERIKVAGGKAGNLGDSVTISREKTKVTVTSDGPFSKRYLKYLTKKYLKKHNVRDWLRVVAANKDRNVYELRYFNIAENEGEEED